Proteins encoded in a region of the Fusarium keratoplasticum isolate Fu6.1 chromosome 13, whole genome shotgun sequence genome:
- a CDS encoding HET domain-containing protein, with protein MSCFPYPRDTDVESIRVPLIARTQYSITGQTNFSDFFKRTLDAETQKMDAAESDGQESTSLPLSHSLASTIQSWLFFGLASEALGRNIRHEEFAGADPDGPHPSIDLRIPEWYWRELKARWDELDDSLTAAEFDAKRTQLKKIYESAQILVIYMDLLANVLDDDKLTEILLSIHMLLYLVASVLDSNTLKVTQTTTSSASTKLLKRRMVKNGWCEKRLNFLDASPMFYPAFYFLSSLKPPRINAEDHSSCSSDRCLVTSKLSKPLHRTDECLCEDVVVPVDKVNTIVASGGIPLARITRSPLGKTELEVVPYTPSSRFIAISHVWGDQQFGSSQNCLPKCQVGYLEEVLSSLPTSMDHWGLREWVANWRSSRPGEIAPPSRAYEYFWLDSFCIPQAVEHAGLRSKAIESMNLIYAAASHTFVFDKGLQTLDAGRRPASLAHGGRPTYYSPQDENLLDVVAYIYASNWMGRAWTLQEGILSRHIVFPLHGSLAYLKLLWPHFDDGFGDFWEYLVTTIPKDLRRSARELLPRRSKPKTGVSKRLQDESEPFRESVRHQLLTHVKNSLHVEEYNDYARTPADRAARFVKAHSLLQSRTTTQAEDIPLILMNMSCMNANAISQSKTIDARMKQLFYGLESLPTELLFSDCARLGPGTVDAWIPREIVPESFEGKHTLKLGSAGFTFETRKGAQALKFFLLSSTHRSDRFRLLLPDQKDEKSLKYNVEALQRSNDEQPAAPTSVLCIVVDNEPPERGARFIVNRVVGNKYFLHFDCPLRLTEIDDSKSPSDAQQDPKHECGAVSLNGDFIIERSYEPQDLSISRPQNPEQYSDRLIVIGQAICGTINLGERYLIRAIWGDENSMSTLFYIFYGLYSFKKHQWVERALNAFVHRAWMATYQPDWDPNGPWKWFWKLSNWEPPIPFRTLMKWWCSLVFFLSFETESWSGVGIVTLYWLPLFPKQELMNMYVTAMFSKIVLSFFF; from the exons ATGTCTTGCTTCCCGTATCCACGAGATACGGATGTGGAATCAATTCGGGTACCCCTGATAGCGCGAACCCAATACTCAATAACGGGACAAACTAATTTCTCAGACTTCTTCAAGAGGACGCTTGATGCAGAAACGCAAAAGATGGATGCTGCTGAATCTGATGGGCAGGAGAGCACTAGCTTGCCTCTAAGCCATTCGCTGGCTTCAACCATTCAATCATGGCTGTTCTTCGGTCTAGCATCTGAAGCGCTAGGTCGAAACATCAGACATGAGGAATTCGCAGGCGCTGACCCTGATGGACCCCATCCTTCCATTGATCTTCGCATTCCGGAATGGTACTGGCGGGAGCTTAAAGCTCGATGGGATGAACTAGATGACAGCCTCACTGCTGCGGAATTCGATGCCAAGAGGACTCAGCTAAAAAAGATCTACGAGAGCGCACAGATACTCGTCATCTACATGGATCTTCTGGCGAACGTTCTGGACGACGATAAGCTTACAGAAATTCTCCTCTCAATACACATGCTGTTATATCTTGTGGCGTCTGTGCTCGATTCTAATACGCTCAAGGTCACCCAGACGACCACAAGCTCAGCATCAACAAAGTTACTCAAGCGCAGAATGGTCAAGAATGGGTGGTGCGAAAAGAGGCTGAACTTCTTGGATGCATCTCCGATGTTTTACCCAGCATTTTACTTCCTATCGTCACTCAAGCCACCTCGCATCAATGCGGAAGATCACTCGAGCTGCAGTAGCGACAGATGTCTTGTTACTAGCAAGTTATCTAAGCCTCTTCACCGCACTGACGAATGTCTTTgtgaagatgtcgtcgtcccGGTCGACAAGGTGAATACCATCGTGGCTTCCGGAGGGATTCCTTTGGCCAGGATTACACGGTCACCGCTTGGCAAGACAGAGCTCGAAGTGGTTCCCTATACGCCATCCTCCAGATTTATCGCAATATCTCACGTCTGGGGTGATCAACAATTCGGATCTTCTCAGAACTGCTTACCCAAATGTCAAGTCGGATACCTTGAAGAAGTGCTTTCGAGTTTGCCCACCTCCATGGATCACTGGGGATTGCGCGAATGGGTCGCAAATTGGCGGTCTTCTCGGCCAGGCGAGATCGCACCGCCGAGTCGCGCATACGAATACTTCTGGTTGGACAGCTTCTGTATACCTCAAGCTGTCGAACACGCCGGCCTTCGAAGCAAAGCCATCGAGTCAATGAACCTCATTTACGCTGCGGCATCCCACACCTTCGTCTTTGATAAGGGGCTACAAACCTTGGACGCTGGTCGACGCCCGGCTTCCCTTGCGCATGGTGGACGTCCGACCTACTACAGCCCTCAAGACGAAAACTTGCTGGATGTTGTGGCATATATATATGCTTCAAATTGGATGGGCAGAGCGTGGACTTTGCAGGAGGGCATCCTGTCAAGACATATTGTTTTTCCACTCCACGGATCGTTAGCATACCTCAAGCTGTTATGGCCGCATTTCGATGATGGCTTTGGTGACTTCTGGGAATACCTCGTGACTACGATCCCGAAGGACCTCAGGCGATCAGCTCGCGAGTTGCTCCCGCGTAGGAGCAAACCTAAGACCGGGGTCAGTAAGCGTCTGCAAGACGAATCTGAGCCATTCCGTGAGTCGGTGCGGCATCAACTCTTAACACATGTGAAGAATTCTTTGCATGTCGAAGAGTACAACGATTACGCGCGAACGCCG GCTGACAGAGCAGCAAGATTTGTCAAAGCTCACTCTCTTCTCCAATCTAGAACGACAACTCAGGCCGAAGATATTCCACTGATTTTGATGAATATGTCGTGCATGAATGCGAATGCCATATCACAAAGTAAAACCATCGATGCAAGGATGAAGCAACTCTTCTATGGCCTCGAGTCACTTCCGACCGAGCTTCTCTTTTCTGATTGCGCCAGACTGGGCCCGGGCACTGTGGATGCTTGGATACCACGTGAGATAGTTCCCGAGAGTTTTGAGGGCAAGCACACTCTCAAGCTTGGCTCAGCAGGTTTCACCTTCGAGACCAGAAAAGGCGCTCAAGCTCTCAAGTTCTTTTTGCTATCATCAACGCATCGATCGGATCGCTTCCGGCTCCTCCTACCGGATCAGAAGGACGAAAAAAGCCTCAAATACAATGTTGAAGCACTGCAGAGATCGAATGACGAGCAACCTGCTGCACCCACAAGTGTATTGTGCATTGTAGTCGACAATGAACCGCCCGAACGAGGAGCACGATTTATCGTCAATCGAGTTGTGGGCAACAAGTACTTCCTCCACTTCGACTGCCCTCTGCGCCTAACCGAGATCGATGACTCGAAAAGTCCTAGCGATGCCCAACAGGACCCAAAGCACGAATGTGGTGCAGTCAGTCTGAACGGCGACTTCATCATTGAGCGCAGTTACGAGCCACAAGACTTGAGCATTTCGCGTCCCCAAAATCCAGAACAATATTCGGACAGGCTGATAGTCATCGGTCAGGCCATTTGCGGCACAATCAATCTGGGAGAGCGCTACTTGATCAGGGCGATCTGGGGCGACGAGAACTCCATGAGCACGCTCTTCTACATCTTTTACGGCTTGTACAGTTTCAAGAAACATCAATGGGTGGAGAGGGCCTTGAATGCATTTGTGCACCGAGCATGGATGGCAACATACCAGCCGGATTGGGACCCTAATGGGCCATGGAAGTGGTTTTGGAAGCTGTCGAACTGGGAACCACCGATCCCTTTCAGAACTTTGATGAAATGGTGGTGCTCCTTGGTTTTCTTTCTTAGTTTCGAAACCGAAAGTTGGTCAGGAGTGGGGATTGTCACGCTGTATTGGCTGCCTCTGTTTCCGAAGCAGGAACTGATGAATATGTATGTGACAGCAATGTTCTCGAAGATCGTTCTTTCGTTCTTCTTCTAG